The following nucleotide sequence is from Bos indicus x Bos taurus breed Angus x Brahman F1 hybrid chromosome 26, Bos_hybrid_MaternalHap_v2.0, whole genome shotgun sequence.
CTTAGTCTCTCTTGCATTATAAATCCTTGATAATAGACacacagaaatatttattctctgtatAGAACTAAGCACAGAGGAAATGTTGGGTTTGTCTCATATTTTTCAGAATTACGCTTTTCCTTGTGATCCTCCTTAGAACTGGAAAGACAAGGCaggctgtttttattttctaatgattGCTCCTAGGACATTACTCTTGTGTGAGAATTTTTctggggataaaaaaaaaatgatcacttGCTACTTTCCATTCCCAAACCCTAGGATTTCCTAAATATCTCACAGATCTCTGTGATCTTAGAGAAGTGCTTTCATTTCAGTGCAAAGGGGAAGTGAAAATGAATTCAGAGCTGGTCTGAATTCAGACAGTGGAGATCAGTGGGTGAATAATCTCTGAGTGTGGTAGACCTTGGCTAGCCTGTGAGAGTGTATCGCAACATCCCACCAGGCTTGACATTTTGTTCCTGACTGATTTCAGTGGCAGCAGTCATGGGGCGAAGGCAGATGTTGAGTCTTTGGTCCTTGACCACACAGACTGTGAGAGGCTGCAAGGTGTAAAAAGAGCATGGcccagcattacaggcagaggGCTCAGGCTGAGTGCTGGCAGTGCCTttggctggctgtgtgacctggaatAAAATACACAGCCTCTCAGAGCCTTAGTTTAcctttctgtgaaatgggaagacAGATGCCTGCCTAGAAGGGACTGTAAGGAAGGGAGCTCCTGGGTTCATAGCCTAGTGGTGCTCCCCAGTCGATCAGCTGTGATCACGGCAGTCATGTGTTCTCTTCCCACTTCTCTCCCAGGTACCTTGGTATCACGAGGCCGCTGACGTACCCTGTGAGGCAGAACGGGAAGTGCATGGCCAAGATGATCCTCTCCGTCTGGCTTCTGTCCGCCTCCATCACTCTACCGCCGCTCTTTGGCTGGGCTCAGAACGTCAACGATGGCAAGGTGTGCTTGATCAGCCAGGACTTCGGCTACACGATTTACTCCACCGCGGTGGCGTTTTATATCCCCATGTCCGTCATGCTTTTCATGTACTACCAGATTTACAAAGCCGCCAGGAAGAGCGCCGCCAAGCACAAGTTCCCTGGCTTCCCCCGGCCAGAGGAGCCCGACAGCGTCATCTCCCTCAATGGCATGGTGAAGCTCCAGAAGGAGGTCGAGGAGTGTGCAAACCTTTCGAGACTTCTCAAACACGAAAGGAAAAACATCTCCATCTTTAAGAGGGAGCAGAAAGCAGCCACCACGCTGGGCATCATCGTCGGGGCCTTCACCATGTGCTGGCTGCCGTTTTTCCTCCTCTCGACCGCCAGGCCCTTCATCTGCGGCATCGCCTGCAGCTGCATCCCGCTGTGGGTGGAGAGGACATGTCTGTGGCTGGGCTATGCAAACTCTCTCATTAACCCCTTTATATATGCCTTCTTCAACCGGGACCTGAGGACCACCTACCGCAGCCTGCTCCAATGCCAGTACCGGAATATCAACCGGAAACTCTCGGCCGCAGGCATGCATGAGGCCCTGAAGCTCGCCGAGAGGCCCGAGAGACCTGAGCTTGTGCTGTAAGGTCATTTATCACTGTTCCCTTCTATCCCCCCAACCCTTTCATGGACCTCCTTTCTGAAGCACATGGCAGAAAGCTTCCAGAACCAGTAGCAAGCTTATTTTCTCCCAAGTGTATCAGATTTGAGTCCAGAATACTGTAGTCTTCCACC
It contains:
- the HTR7 gene encoding 5-hydroxytryptamine receptor 7 isoform X2, yielding MMDVNSSGRPDLYGHLRSFFLPEVGRGLPDLSPDGAGPVAGSWAPHLLHGVVEVTASPGPTRDTPRDNTSGCWEQINYGRAEKVVIGSILTLITLLTIAGNCLVVISVCFVKKLRQPSNYLIVSLALADLSVAVAVMPFVSVTDLIGGKWIFGHFFCNVFIAMDVMCCTASIMTLCVISIDRYLGITRPLTYPVRQNGKCMAKMILSVWLLSASITLPPLFGWAQNVNDGKVCLISQDFGYTIYSTAVAFYIPMSVMLFMYYQIYKAARKSAAKHKFPGFPRPEEPDSVISLNGMVKLQKEVEECANLSRLLKHERKNISIFKREQKAATTLGIIVGAFTMCWLPFFLLSTARPFICGIACSCIPLWVERTCLWLGYANSLINPFIYAFFNRDLRTTYRSLLQCQYRNINRKLSAAGMHEALKLAERPERPELVL
- the HTR7 gene encoding 5-hydroxytryptamine receptor 7 isoform X1 — encoded protein: MMDVNSSGRPDLYGHLRSFFLPEVGRGLPDLSPDGAGPVAGSWAPHLLHGVVEVTASPGPTRDTPRDNTSGCWEQINYGRAEKVVIGSILTLITLLTIAGNCLVVISVCFVKKLRQPSNYLIVSLALADLSVAVAVMPFVSVTDLIGGKWIFGHFFCNVFIAMDVMCCTASIMTLCVISIDRYLGITRPLTYPVRQNGKCMAKMILSVWLLSASITLPPLFGWAQNVNDGKVCLISQDFGYTIYSTAVAFYIPMSVMLFMYYQIYKAARKSAAKHKFPGFPRPEEPDSVISLNGMVKLQKEVEECANLSRLLKHERKNISIFKREQKAATTLGIIVGAFTMCWLPFFLLSTARPFICGIACSCIPLWVERTCLWLGYANSLINPFIYAFFNRDLRTTYRSLLQCQYRNINRKLSAAGMHEALKLAERPERPELVLQNSDYCRKKSHDS